A window from Polynucleobacter sp. MWH-UH25E encodes these proteins:
- the tkt gene encoding transketolase yields the protein MSNLQIRMANAIRALSMDAVQQANSGHPGMPMGMADIAVGLWNEHLKHNPTDPHWIDRDRFVLSNGHGSMLLYSLLHLSGYDLPIEELKNFRQLHSKTPGHPEYGITPGVETTTGPLGQGISNAVGMALAEKLLAEEFNRPGHNIIDHYTYVFLGDGCLMEGISHEVCSLAGTLKLNKLIALWDDNGISIDGKVVSWFNEDTPKRFEAYGWNVIRDVDGHNAEAVSKAITKAKKSEKPTLICCKTAIGQGSPNMAGTDKVHGSPLGAAEIAATRVALNWPYAPFEVPKDIYAASDFKKRGQALEHEWNKEFQKYKNKFPELAAELQRRMQGDLSKDFAPTLNKYLKACQAKAETVATRKASQNAIEALAPALPEFMGGSADLTGSNLTNWSACKAVRGDQWGNHINYGVREFGMSAIMNGIALHGGYIPFGGTFLTFSDYSRNAIRMAALMKLRSIFVFTHDSIGLGEDGPTHQSVEHVASLRLIPNLMVWRPCDTTESAVAWGAAIERKNGPSALIFSRQNCPFVSRSAAQIKDIAHGGYVLRDPQSGKIDAVIMATGSEIALALQTAEHLEKESNGKIGIRVVSMPSTTVFDQQSATYKASVLPSNIPRIAIEAGVSDFWWKYGCAAVHGVDTFGESAPAGQLYEYFGLTVDQIAKTVKQCISKK from the coding sequence ATGTCAAATCTTCAAATTCGCATGGCCAATGCCATTCGCGCCTTATCCATGGATGCAGTTCAGCAGGCAAATTCAGGTCACCCTGGTATGCCAATGGGTATGGCAGATATTGCTGTTGGGCTATGGAATGAGCATTTAAAGCACAACCCAACAGACCCTCATTGGATTGACCGCGATCGCTTTGTATTGTCAAACGGTCATGGCTCGATGTTGTTGTATTCCTTATTGCATCTTTCTGGCTACGACTTACCAATTGAAGAATTAAAAAATTTCCGTCAACTACACAGCAAAACTCCGGGTCACCCTGAGTATGGAATTACTCCTGGAGTGGAAACAACAACCGGACCATTAGGTCAGGGTATTTCTAATGCGGTTGGCATGGCGTTGGCAGAGAAATTGCTTGCTGAAGAATTTAATCGTCCTGGTCACAACATCATTGATCACTACACCTATGTCTTCTTAGGTGATGGTTGTTTGATGGAAGGTATTAGTCATGAGGTTTGCTCATTAGCGGGTACCTTGAAGTTAAACAAGTTGATTGCGCTTTGGGATGACAACGGCATTTCTATTGATGGCAAGGTAGTTTCTTGGTTCAATGAAGACACGCCAAAACGTTTTGAGGCTTACGGTTGGAATGTGATTCGCGATGTCGACGGCCACAATGCAGAAGCTGTTTCCAAGGCGATTACAAAAGCCAAGAAGAGTGAGAAACCAACCTTGATTTGCTGTAAGACCGCGATCGGCCAAGGCTCACCCAATATGGCTGGCACCGATAAGGTCCATGGCTCACCATTAGGTGCTGCTGAAATTGCAGCAACACGTGTTGCCTTGAATTGGCCGTATGCTCCGTTTGAAGTGCCCAAAGATATTTATGCTGCGTCGGATTTCAAAAAACGTGGTCAAGCACTTGAGCATGAATGGAATAAAGAGTTCCAAAAATACAAGAATAAATTTCCTGAACTTGCCGCAGAATTACAGCGTCGCATGCAAGGGGATTTATCTAAAGATTTTGCGCCAACTCTCAATAAGTATTTGAAGGCATGCCAAGCTAAAGCAGAAACCGTTGCAACTCGTAAGGCAAGTCAAAATGCGATTGAAGCATTAGCTCCAGCTTTGCCTGAATTCATGGGCGGCTCTGCAGATTTGACAGGTTCAAATCTAACCAATTGGTCGGCATGCAAAGCTGTGCGTGGTGATCAATGGGGTAACCATATTAATTACGGTGTGCGTGAGTTTGGTATGAGCGCCATCATGAATGGTATTGCACTACATGGCGGGTACATTCCTTTTGGTGGCACCTTCTTAACGTTCTCAGATTACAGTCGCAATGCCATCCGTATGGCTGCACTGATGAAGCTGCGCAGTATTTTTGTCTTTACCCATGACTCTATTGGCTTGGGGGAAGATGGGCCGACCCATCAGTCTGTAGAGCATGTAGCCAGCCTTCGCTTGATTCCTAATTTGATGGTTTGGCGTCCTTGCGATACCACTGAGAGTGCCGTAGCTTGGGGTGCTGCCATCGAACGCAAGAACGGCCCAAGCGCGCTGATCTTTAGTCGTCAAAATTGCCCGTTTGTTTCACGCTCTGCAGCGCAAATCAAAGATATTGCGCATGGCGGTTACGTATTGCGTGATCCTCAGTCTGGAAAAATTGATGCAGTAATTATGGCTACCGGTTCTGAAATTGCTTTGGCACTACAGACTGCGGAACATTTAGAAAAAGAAAGTAATGGAAAGATTGGCATTCGTGTTGTTTCAATGCCTTCAACCACTGTTTTTGATCAACAGAGTGCAACATACAAAGCATCAGTCTTGCCGTCCAATATTCCACGCATTGCCATTGAGGCGGGCGTGAGTGATTTTTGGTGGAAGTATGGCTGTGCAGCAGTTCATGGGGTGGACACCTTTGGTGAGTCTGCACCTGCAGGTCAGTTGTATGAATATTTTGGTTTAACAGTAGATCAAATTGCGAAGACTGTGAAACAGTGCATCTCGAAAAAGTAA
- the lptE gene encoding LPS assembly lipoprotein LptE: MVASPLRRVLLGLIASAPVSGLVACGYRLRGMVDLPFKAIAITGNPSPPLRADIQTSILQGTDAKVAISSKDADLILEITNDINGREILAYNSAGQVSAYRLNIRVGFRAYDNSGAEIIPDSEIYMTRDMDFSNTTVLATDAQQQQFLSLMRKDLAVQILRRVSAAARAPRTKSF; encoded by the coding sequence ATGGTCGCCAGCCCACTTCGTCGCGTATTGCTTGGTCTGATTGCTAGCGCTCCAGTCAGTGGCTTAGTAGCCTGTGGTTATCGCTTGCGTGGCATGGTGGATTTGCCATTTAAGGCAATTGCGATCACTGGAAATCCTTCGCCACCATTACGTGCTGATATTCAGACATCTATTTTGCAAGGAACGGATGCTAAGGTTGCTATTAGTTCAAAGGACGCAGACCTTATTCTTGAGATCACGAATGATATTAATGGCCGTGAAATTTTGGCTTATAACTCGGCAGGTCAGGTTTCTGCTTACCGTTTGAACATCCGCGTTGGGTTCCGGGCTTATGACAATTCTGGTGCTGAAATAATTCCAGATAGCGAGATTTATATGACTCGCGATATGGACTTCTCGAATACCACTGTGTTGGCGACAGATGCTCAGCAACAACAATTTTTGTCCTTGATGCGCAAAGATCTAGCCGTGCAAATTCTGCGACGTGTCTCTGCCGCTGCAAGAGCACCAAGAACTAAATCTTTCTAA
- a CDS encoding glutamate-5-semialdehyde dehydrogenase, which yields MMSTEIQKIMQDIGQRARSASRAMARASSEQKNQALLHIAKLVRQKADEIQKVNAVDVERAKANGQDAAFVDRLTMTPKTIETMALGLEQIVSLEDPIGKISALKKQASGIELGQMRVPLGVIGIIYESRPNVTIDAAALCLKSGNAVILRGGSEAIDSNTLLAQIIQEGLAAANLPKDAVQVVTTTDRSAVGEMITMTQYIDVIVPRGGKSLIARLMAEARVPMIKHLDGICHTYIDADADLAMAVKVCDNAKTQRYAPCNAMETLLVNKDIAAKVLPELCKIYQDKGVELRVDAATRTTLEASGFKNLVDATEEDWQTEYLAPILSIKTVADIDEAMNHIERYGSKHTDAIITNNKSNADRFLREVDSASVMVNASTRFADGFEYGLGAEIGISNDKLHARGPVGLDGLTSLKYVVLGHGEIRT from the coding sequence ATGATGAGCACAGAAATTCAGAAAATAATGCAGGATATTGGGCAACGAGCACGCAGTGCTTCGCGTGCTATGGCTCGCGCATCTAGCGAGCAAAAGAACCAAGCTTTATTGCACATTGCTAAGTTAGTTCGCCAAAAAGCAGATGAGATTCAAAAAGTAAATGCTGTAGATGTTGAGCGTGCCAAAGCGAATGGTCAGGATGCTGCATTTGTGGATCGTCTTACTATGACGCCAAAGACGATTGAAACGATGGCTTTGGGTCTTGAACAGATTGTTTCTCTGGAAGATCCGATTGGAAAAATCTCAGCCCTGAAAAAACAGGCTTCTGGAATCGAACTTGGTCAGATGAGAGTGCCTTTGGGTGTAATCGGGATTATTTATGAATCACGCCCAAACGTCACGATAGATGCTGCCGCATTGTGTCTCAAATCAGGTAATGCGGTGATATTGCGTGGTGGTTCGGAGGCGATTGATTCCAACACATTGTTGGCACAAATCATTCAAGAAGGGCTTGCTGCGGCAAATCTTCCTAAAGATGCGGTGCAGGTAGTGACCACCACCGATCGCAGTGCGGTAGGTGAAATGATCACCATGACGCAATACATTGATGTGATTGTTCCTCGCGGAGGAAAAAGTCTGATTGCACGTCTCATGGCGGAAGCCCGTGTGCCGATGATTAAGCACTTAGATGGTATTTGCCATACTTACATTGACGCAGATGCTGATCTGGCGATGGCGGTTAAAGTTTGCGATAACGCAAAGACACAGCGTTATGCGCCCTGTAATGCCATGGAAACACTATTGGTCAATAAAGATATTGCGGCAAAGGTTTTGCCAGAGTTATGTAAGATCTATCAGGATAAGGGTGTTGAATTACGTGTTGATGCCGCCACCCGCACTACTTTGGAAGCGAGTGGTTTCAAAAATTTAGTCGATGCTACCGAAGAAGACTGGCAAACAGAATACCTTGCCCCAATTTTGTCAATCAAGACAGTCGCTGATATCGATGAAGCCATGAATCATATTGAGCGTTATGGCAGCAAGCATACGGATGCGATTATTACGAATAACAAATCGAATGCAGATCGATTTTTGCGCGAGGTGGATAGCGCTAGCGTGATGGTCAATGCGAGTACGCGCTTTGCTGATGGTTTTGAATATGGCCTAGGCGCTGAAATTGGTATCTCTAATGACAAGTTACATGCCCGCGGACCGGTTGGCTTGGATGGACTTACTTCGCTGAAGTATGTTGTCTTAGGCCATGGTGAAATCCGGACTTAA
- the gap gene encoding type I glyceraldehyde-3-phosphate dehydrogenase, whose product MTIRVAINGYGRIGRMVLRALYEDQVNGKPRRDIKVVAINAMGDIAINAHLTQYDSAHGRFPAEVSVDGDCMVVNGDRIKMFCTRNPAETPWGELGVDLVLECTGKFTSKEKAMIHIQQGAKKVLISAPGEKDVDATIVYGVNQNVLKPSDVVVSNASCTTNCLAPLVKPLLENIGIESGLMTTIHAFTNDQVLTDVYHKDMRRARSAVSSMIPTKTGAAKAVGLVLPALAGRFDGFAMRVPVINVSVVDLTFAASRATSVDEVNTILKAASEGEHKGILGFNTLPLVSIDFNHDPRPSIYDASQTRVSADGKLVKVLAWYDNEWGYSVQMLNAAEALMAVK is encoded by the coding sequence ATGACAATTCGTGTCGCAATTAATGGTTATGGACGTATCGGTCGCATGGTATTGCGTGCTTTATATGAGGATCAAGTCAATGGCAAACCACGTCGTGACATCAAAGTTGTTGCAATTAATGCGATGGGCGATATCGCCATCAATGCTCACCTGACCCAATATGATTCAGCGCACGGCCGCTTCCCAGCTGAGGTTTCAGTGGATGGCGATTGCATGGTAGTAAATGGCGATCGCATCAAAATGTTTTGCACTCGCAATCCTGCGGAAACCCCATGGGGCGAGTTGGGCGTCGATTTAGTTTTGGAGTGCACTGGCAAGTTCACTTCAAAAGAAAAAGCCATGATTCATATTCAGCAAGGCGCCAAGAAAGTACTCATTTCTGCTCCTGGTGAAAAAGATGTGGATGCGACCATAGTTTATGGCGTCAATCAAAATGTATTAAAGCCAAGTGATGTTGTTGTGTCGAACGCAAGCTGCACTACAAACTGTTTGGCTCCATTGGTAAAGCCATTGCTAGAAAATATTGGCATTGAATCTGGTTTGATGACAACCATTCATGCCTTTACAAACGATCAAGTATTAACGGATGTGTATCACAAGGATATGCGTCGTGCGCGCTCTGCAGTAAGCAGCATGATTCCAACTAAAACAGGCGCCGCTAAAGCCGTTGGTTTGGTATTGCCAGCATTAGCAGGACGTTTTGATGGATTCGCCATGCGTGTTCCAGTGATTAACGTTTCGGTGGTGGATCTTACCTTTGCCGCAAGCCGCGCAACCAGCGTAGATGAAGTGAATACGATTTTGAAGGCGGCTAGCGAGGGTGAGCACAAAGGAATTTTGGGCTTCAATACTTTGCCTTTGGTCTCAATCGACTTTAACCACGATCCACGTCCAAGTATTTATGATGCTTCCCAAACTCGTGTTTCTGCTGACGGCAAATTGGTTAAGGTATTGGCTTGGTATGACAACGAATGGGGTTACTCAGTCCAAATGCTCAATGCAGCAGAGGCATTAATGGCTGTAAAGTAA
- the holA gene encoding DNA polymerase III subunit delta gives MVKVDALQAHLKSLSSEGAMLPLYVFSGDEPLLMMEAMDQLRIAAKKLGFTEREVLLQERGFDWSTLLSAGQTMSLFGDKRWVELRIPTGKPGRDGADALKQFAAQIASQPNGSEGPDTVVCIVLPRLDGKTKTSAWFSALDEVGMAIQIDSIDRANLPRWIGARLKKQNQEVESGPEGQRALEFIADQVEGNLIAAHQEILKLGLLYPAGVLTEEQIRSSILKVARYNVFELTEAMLAGDLPRLNRMLDGLKGEGEPLVLILWSVTEELRLLSTLKAASDAGESVQQLMRANRIWGNKERLYPNALRRIQPLKLRRAMQVAAGLDRQVKGLSAAELPADPWDGLRLVGNLLR, from the coding sequence ATGGTTAAAGTTGACGCCTTGCAAGCCCATCTCAAATCTTTGAGTTCTGAAGGGGCTATGCTACCCCTCTATGTTTTTAGTGGCGATGAGCCGCTATTAATGATGGAGGCCATGGATCAATTACGCATTGCCGCCAAGAAATTAGGCTTTACTGAGCGAGAGGTCTTACTGCAAGAGCGCGGCTTCGATTGGAGTACCTTACTGAGTGCTGGCCAAACAATGTCTTTGTTTGGTGATAAAAGATGGGTAGAGTTGCGTATCCCGACTGGTAAGCCTGGGCGTGATGGAGCGGATGCCTTAAAGCAATTTGCTGCGCAAATAGCCTCTCAGCCCAATGGTTCAGAGGGTCCTGATACGGTGGTATGTATTGTTCTACCTAGGTTAGATGGCAAAACCAAAACCTCAGCTTGGTTTAGCGCCTTGGATGAAGTGGGTATGGCAATTCAAATTGATTCAATCGATCGCGCCAACTTACCAAGATGGATTGGTGCGCGTCTGAAAAAACAAAATCAAGAAGTAGAGAGTGGCCCAGAGGGTCAACGCGCCCTGGAATTTATTGCGGATCAGGTTGAGGGTAACTTAATCGCAGCTCATCAAGAGATATTAAAGTTGGGATTGCTTTACCCAGCTGGAGTACTTACAGAGGAGCAAATTCGTTCTTCTATTCTCAAGGTAGCGCGCTATAACGTATTTGAGTTGACTGAGGCGATGTTAGCTGGAGATTTACCTAGGCTGAATCGTATGTTGGATGGCTTAAAGGGCGAAGGCGAGCCCTTAGTATTAATTCTGTGGAGCGTGACCGAAGAGTTAAGACTGCTATCTACGCTAAAGGCGGCTAGTGATGCTGGAGAGTCGGTACAGCAACTCATGCGTGCCAATCGCATTTGGGGTAACAAGGAGCGCCTGTATCCCAATGCTTTGAGAAGAATTCAGCCGCTGAAGTTGCGTAGGGCTATGCAAGTGGCAGCAGGCCTGGATCGTCAAGTTAAGGGTTTATCTGCGGCAGAGTTGCCTGCAGACCCTTGGGATGGGCTACGTTTGGTAGGAAATCTACTGCGATAA
- the dapB gene encoding 4-hydroxy-tetrahydrodipicolinate reductase, whose protein sequence is MKIAIAGATGRMGRMLIEAVLNAPDAQLVGALEHSSCPQLGEDAGSFLGKKTGVVISSDVAAVLANAEFLIDFTRPEGTMAHLAVAEKTGTKMIIGTTGLSADQIANLKKASSKLAIVFAPNMSVGVNATFKLLEIAAKMLNQGYDIEVIEAHHRHKVDAPSGTALKMGEVIAQALGEQLDDVAVYAREGHTGERKEGSIGFATIRGGDIVGDHTVLFAGDGERIEISHKSSSRQSYAQGSLRAARFLQGQNSGLYDMQDVLGLRN, encoded by the coding sequence ATGAAAATTGCAATAGCCGGAGCTACTGGTCGCATGGGAAGGATGTTGATTGAGGCCGTACTCAATGCGCCAGACGCGCAACTCGTTGGTGCGCTTGAGCACTCTTCCTGCCCTCAGTTGGGTGAAGATGCTGGATCTTTCCTAGGTAAAAAAACTGGTGTTGTTATCTCGTCTGATGTTGCTGCTGTTCTAGCTAACGCAGAGTTTTTGATTGACTTCACAAGACCTGAAGGCACGATGGCACATTTGGCTGTAGCCGAAAAAACAGGCACCAAGATGATTATTGGTACAACAGGTCTTAGTGCAGATCAAATCGCTAATCTAAAAAAAGCATCTTCTAAATTGGCAATCGTATTTGCTCCCAATATGAGTGTTGGTGTGAATGCCACCTTTAAGCTTTTAGAAATCGCTGCCAAGATGTTGAATCAAGGATATGACATCGAGGTTATCGAAGCCCATCACCGCCATAAAGTAGATGCGCCATCAGGTACAGCGCTAAAAATGGGCGAAGTGATTGCACAAGCTCTTGGTGAGCAATTGGATGATGTTGCTGTGTATGCGCGTGAGGGCCATACCGGGGAGCGTAAAGAAGGTTCCATTGGTTTTGCCACTATTCGTGGTGGAGATATTGTGGGTGACCACACGGTGTTATTTGCTGGTGATGGCGAGCGTATCGAGATTAGCCATAAATCATCAAGTCGTCAGTCATATGCGCAGGGTTCATTGCGCGCCGCGCGTTTCTTGCAAGGTCAAAATTCAGGTCTATATGACATGCAAGATGTTTTGGGATTGCGCAACTGA
- the fur gene encoding ferric iron uptake transcriptional regulator translates to MNTNQNPTPENLRDIGLKATGPRMKILDFFHQNSGTHFSAEDVFMALAKEDQEIGLATVYRVLTQFEQAGLLLRSHFESSKGDSRAIYELNEGQHHDHLICLDCGHVEEFVDEAIEKRQRDIAKNLGFKLQEHALAMYGHCQKKNCRNKQK, encoded by the coding sequence ATGAATACGAACCAAAACCCTACTCCTGAAAATCTACGCGATATTGGCCTCAAGGCCACAGGACCGCGCATGAAAATTCTGGACTTTTTTCATCAGAATAGCGGCACACACTTCAGCGCCGAAGATGTATTTATGGCCTTAGCCAAAGAAGACCAAGAAATTGGTCTAGCCACGGTTTACAGGGTATTAACGCAGTTTGAACAGGCTGGCTTATTGCTACGCAGCCATTTTGAGTCCAGTAAAGGTGATAGCAGGGCGATCTATGAACTCAATGAGGGTCAGCACCATGACCATTTAATCTGCCTAGATTGCGGGCATGTTGAGGAGTTTGTGGATGAGGCTATTGAGAAAAGGCAGCGAGATATTGCCAAAAACCTTGGATTTAAGCTCCAAGAGCATGCTTTAGCCATGTATGGCCATTGCCAAAAGAAAAACTGCCGAAATAAGCAAAAATAG
- a CDS encoding outer membrane protein assembly factor BamE, whose translation MSALLVGVFTPSRGGVVAIAAFITLGVSGCSTAVDETQRAWMNKVFRPYVPDVVQGNFISSEQYAKLKLGMSREQVRQILGTPLLASYFHANRWDYVFEFKRAGQRVGAERHVTVYFDGDKLVKFEGDALPTEVELVAEIDNYSKTKRSFWDVMTGSNKPPVTPPLQQPEVMVTSKTDNLPAGAAIPAVPAESKSSFWDFFGSSSKSDAQPETLGPGALNTPPANEAKQ comes from the coding sequence TTGAGTGCACTCCTAGTAGGGGTTTTTACTCCTTCGAGGGGAGGCGTTGTGGCGATTGCCGCATTTATAACCCTTGGGGTTAGTGGCTGCTCAACAGCGGTGGATGAGACCCAACGTGCTTGGATGAATAAAGTATTTCGTCCATATGTTCCGGATGTGGTTCAGGGTAACTTTATTTCTAGCGAGCAATATGCCAAATTGAAGCTTGGCATGTCACGCGAGCAAGTACGTCAAATACTGGGTACACCTTTATTAGCAAGCTACTTCCATGCAAATCGTTGGGATTACGTATTTGAATTTAAGCGTGCCGGTCAGCGTGTGGGTGCTGAGCGTCATGTCACCGTGTATTTCGATGGCGACAAATTAGTGAAATTTGAAGGCGATGCATTGCCAACAGAAGTTGAGTTAGTGGCGGAGATCGATAACTACTCTAAAACAAAGCGTTCATTTTGGGATGTTATGACTGGATCAAACAAGCCTCCAGTGACCCCACCTTTGCAGCAACCGGAAGTGATGGTTACCAGCAAGACGGATAACTTGCCAGCAGGAGCAGCTATTCCTGCGGTGCCTGCAGAAAGTAAAAGTTCTTTCTGGGACTTCTTTGGTTCTTCAAGCAAATCTGATGCTCAACCTGAAACGCTTGGCCCAGGGGCTTTAAATACTCCACCTGCGAATGAAGCAAAGCAATAA
- the leuS gene encoding leucine--tRNA ligase gives MSKDYDYRVIEAAAQADWDAAQAYKIAENAVGADGKKKPKYYACSMLPYPSGKLHMGHVRNYTINDVMARQLRMQGYNVLMPMGWDAFGMPAENAAIQNKVPPAKWTYDNIAYMKKQMAAMGLAIDWSREVATCSPDYYRWNQWLFLKMLEKGIAYRKTQVVNWDPIDQTVLANEQVIDGRGWRSGALVEKREIPGYYLNITAYAEQLLSGLEGLGWPERVKTMQQNWIGKSRGVRFAFKHEIADANGKFIQDGLLYVFTTRADTIMGVTFCAVAAEHPLAAKAAENNPALAAFIEKCKTGSVIEADLATQEKEGMFTGLYVTHPLTNEPVPVWVGNYVLMSYGDGAVMGVPAHDERDFAFALKYDLPIKQVIALKGESPMFNATRWEDWYAQKEGVVCFNSGKYDGLSHDEAVNAVAKDLSEMGIGEIKTTYRLRDWGISRQRYWGTPIPIIHCGDEQNSGCGAVPVPEADLPVVLPEDCVPDGSGNPLNKRADFLNVKCPKCGKPARRETDTMDTFVDSSWYFMRYTSQDAKSMVDERNEYWMPMDQYIGGIEHAILHLLYARFWTKVMRDLNLITFDEPFQNLLTQGMVLNETYYTEEASGKKTWLNPLDVELDLDEKGRPQGAKIKGEASSPVMIGGVEKMSKSKNNGVDPQALIDQYGADTARLFVMFAAPPEQQLEWSGAGVDGASRFLRRVWTYSSSQASFVREAQDAVPGNLNDAEKELRREVYSVLKQANFDYQRRQYNTVVSAAMKMLNVLEPIKLGQDCAIGAPVLRECLSILLRVLYPVVPHLTHVLWKDLGYANTFGSLLDAPWPSVDESALVQTEITLMLQINGKLRGDIKVPAEASKEQIESIALDSEPAQKALNGGTPKKVIVVPGRLVNIVV, from the coding sequence ATGAGCAAGGATTACGATTACCGGGTGATTGAAGCAGCAGCACAGGCAGACTGGGATGCTGCCCAAGCTTATAAAATTGCAGAAAATGCTGTCGGTGCAGACGGCAAGAAAAAACCGAAGTATTACGCGTGCTCAATGTTGCCCTACCCGTCAGGTAAATTGCATATGGGTCACGTCCGCAATTACACAATCAATGACGTGATGGCTCGTCAATTGCGCATGCAGGGCTATAACGTCTTGATGCCAATGGGTTGGGATGCCTTTGGTATGCCCGCAGAAAATGCGGCTATTCAGAACAAGGTTCCGCCTGCAAAGTGGACTTACGACAACATCGCTTATATGAAAAAGCAGATGGCGGCGATGGGTCTAGCAATTGATTGGTCAAGAGAAGTCGCTACTTGCAGTCCAGATTACTATCGCTGGAATCAATGGCTCTTCTTGAAAATGTTGGAAAAGGGTATTGCTTATCGCAAGACCCAGGTCGTGAATTGGGATCCCATCGATCAAACTGTTTTAGCAAACGAACAGGTTATTGATGGTCGCGGTTGGCGTTCAGGGGCTTTGGTTGAAAAGCGTGAGATTCCAGGTTATTACCTCAACATTACTGCTTATGCAGAGCAGTTGCTTTCTGGTTTAGAAGGTTTGGGTTGGCCTGAGCGTGTCAAAACCATGCAGCAAAACTGGATTGGTAAGAGCCGTGGCGTACGTTTTGCTTTTAAGCATGAGATTGCGGATGCAAATGGCAAATTCATTCAAGATGGTTTGCTGTATGTGTTCACGACACGTGCCGACACCATTATGGGCGTTACTTTCTGTGCAGTTGCTGCAGAACATCCATTGGCTGCTAAGGCGGCTGAAAATAATCCTGCCTTAGCAGCATTTATTGAGAAATGTAAAACGGGCAGTGTGATTGAAGCAGATCTTGCCACTCAAGAAAAAGAAGGTATGTTCACAGGCCTGTATGTGACACATCCATTAACGAATGAGCCAGTGCCGGTTTGGGTTGGTAACTATGTTTTGATGTCATATGGCGATGGTGCGGTGATGGGTGTGCCCGCGCATGATGAACGCGACTTTGCCTTTGCGCTTAAATACGACTTGCCCATTAAGCAAGTAATCGCATTAAAAGGCGAATCACCGATGTTTAATGCCACTCGCTGGGAAGATTGGTATGCTCAAAAAGAAGGTGTAGTTTGCTTCAATAGCGGCAAATATGATGGCCTTTCTCATGATGAGGCAGTAAATGCAGTCGCCAAAGATTTGAGTGAAATGGGCATTGGTGAAATCAAGACCACCTATCGTTTGCGTGACTGGGGCATCTCACGTCAGCGCTATTGGGGTACACCGATTCCGATCATTCATTGTGGCGACGAGCAAAATTCTGGTTGTGGTGCTGTTCCCGTTCCAGAGGCTGACTTGCCCGTAGTGTTGCCAGAAGATTGTGTGCCGGATGGCAGTGGTAATCCGCTGAATAAACGCGCGGATTTCTTGAATGTAAAGTGCCCGAAGTGTGGCAAGCCTGCCCGTCGAGAAACCGACACGATGGATACCTTCGTGGATTCTTCATGGTATTTCATGCGCTATACCAGTCAAGATGCCAAGAGTATGGTTGATGAGCGCAATGAGTATTGGATGCCAATGGACCAGTACATTGGTGGCATTGAGCATGCGATTTTGCATTTGCTCTATGCGCGCTTTTGGACTAAGGTCATGCGCGATCTCAATTTAATTACCTTTGACGAGCCCTTCCAGAATTTGTTGACCCAAGGAATGGTTCTGAACGAAACCTATTACACCGAAGAAGCTTCCGGTAAAAAAACTTGGCTCAACCCTTTGGATGTTGAATTAGATTTAGATGAAAAAGGGCGTCCACAGGGAGCTAAGATCAAAGGTGAGGCTTCATCACCAGTCATGATCGGTGGCGTTGAGAAGATGTCCAAGAGCAAGAACAATGGCGTTGATCCTCAAGCTCTGATTGATCAATATGGCGCTGATACTGCTCGTTTATTCGTGATGTTCGCAGCCCCACCCGAGCAGCAGCTTGAGTGGTCAGGAGCTGGTGTAGATGGCGCCTCCCGTTTCTTGCGGCGTGTTTGGACTTACTCAAGCAGTCAAGCTAGTTTTGTTCGTGAAGCACAGGATGCAGTACCAGGCAACTTAAACGACGCAGAAAAAGAATTGCGTAGAGAAGTGTATTCGGTGCTGAAGCAGGCAAATTTTGATTATCAGCGTCGTCAGTACAACACTGTGGTATCTGCTGCAATGAAGATGCTCAATGTTCTGGAGCCAATTAAGTTAGGTCAGGATTGCGCAATTGGTGCGCCAGTACTGCGCGAGTGTCTCAGTATTCTGTTGCGTGTACTTTATCCAGTAGTGCCGCATCTGACTCATGTTCTTTGGAAAGATCTGGGTTATGCCAATACGTTTGGATCATTATTGGATGCCCCATGGCCATCAGTCGATGAGTCTGCACTTGTGCAAACAGAAATTACTTTGATGTTGCAAATTAATGGCAAGCTGCGTGGTGATATTAAGGTTCCAGCTGAGGCTAGCAAAGAGCAAATTGAATCTATCGCCTTAGATAGTGAGCCTGCACAAAAAGCGCTTAATGGTGGAACCCCAAAGAAAGTGATTGTGGTTCCGGGCCGTTTGGTCAATATCGTTGTATAG